A part of Apodemus sylvaticus chromosome 19, mApoSyl1.1, whole genome shotgun sequence genomic DNA contains:
- the LOC127669705 gene encoding zinc finger protein 431-like — translation MDAVTFDDVHVNFTEEEWNLLDPSHKSLYKNVMFETYLNLRAIGYNWEDDPLEEHSFTRSSHLKYHKTTHTGEKPYECNQCGKVFADHSYLQKHKRSHTGEKPYKCNQCGKSFAHHSTFQYHKRTHTGEKPYECNQCGKAFAQRSDLQYHKRTHTGEKPYECNQCGKAFARPSHLRYHKRTHTGEK, via the exons gatgcagtgacttttgatgatgtgcatgtgaacttcactgaggaagagtggaatttgctggatccttcccacaagagtctctacaaaaatgtgatgtttgaaacctacctgaacctcagagctatag gctataattgggaagacgatcctcttgaagaacatt cctttacaagatccagtcatctcaaatatcataaaacaacacatactggagagaaaccctatgaatgcaatcaatgtggtaaagtctttgcagaTCACAGTTAtctacaaaaacataaaagatcacatacaggagagaaaccttataaatgtaatcaatgcggTAAAAGTTTTGCACatcacagtactttccaatatcataaaagaacacatactggagagaaaccttatgaatgtaatcaatgtggtaaagcctttgcacagcgcagtgatctccaatatcataaaagaacacatactggagagaaaccttatgaatgtaatcaatgtggtaaagcctttgcaagacccagtcatctccgatatcataaaagaacacatactggagagaaa